Proteins encoded together in one Aminipila butyrica window:
- a CDS encoding DUF2232 domain-containing protein codes for MYTLIIFSVLIFLPLPLMASAARKTNDGYRAIFQGVLGVAGAMLLLFLVASLGGHPVGQAISSDLQSFSEAAAKNSQVVEMMGMEGLSFGERVSGITRLYTYAINALPAVVLIWATIIAYFEYIVISRISAKASYPLPVLGKLKDFSMPKKAMWGWILIYLLTFIVSLLGFASSNVLQINIQILFQFAFQIQGLAVVFYFCDSRGWPRGLAVVLSLFFLPTSIGQMLLCLVGFFDLGFNVRKFIVKRH; via the coding sequence ATGTATACATTAATTATATTTTCAGTACTGATTTTTTTACCTCTGCCGCTAATGGCGTCGGCAGCTAGAAAGACCAATGATGGCTATCGTGCCATATTTCAAGGGGTCTTGGGTGTGGCCGGGGCTATGTTGTTGTTGTTTTTGGTAGCATCTCTGGGAGGCCATCCGGTGGGACAGGCCATATCTTCGGATTTACAGTCTTTTTCGGAGGCAGCAGCTAAAAACAGTCAGGTTGTAGAAATGATGGGGATGGAGGGCCTTTCTTTTGGAGAACGGGTCAGTGGCATTACCAGACTATACACCTATGCTATCAATGCCTTGCCAGCTGTAGTCCTGATTTGGGCTACTATTATTGCCTATTTTGAATATATTGTAATCAGCAGAATAAGCGCCAAAGCGTCTTATCCCCTTCCTGTCTTGGGAAAGCTGAAGGATTTCAGCATGCCCAAAAAGGCCATGTGGGGATGGATTCTCATATACCTGCTGACTTTTATAGTCTCTCTGCTGGGGTTTGCAAGCAGCAACGTGCTGCAAATCAATATACAGATCTTATTTCAGTTTGCCTTTCAGATACAGGGCTTAGCTGTAGTCTTTTATTTTTGCGATTCCAGAGGCTGGCCGAGAGGTCTGGCCGTGGTCTTGAGTTTATTTTTCCTGCCTACGTCCATCGGTCAAATGTTGTTGTGTTTGGTGGGTTTTTTCGACTTAGGGTTCAATGTAAGAAAGTTCATAGTAAAAAGACATTAA
- a CDS encoding DHH family phosphoesterase → MDEKRPENRNTEKRIEKILSAYVPLPMCIINTQGKVTRASDRIDEVFKYNGIQGADIFALTGIKHGDFFAEDVNEKFLTLSRNEKIFRIQVCYIGRDDQKKAIIYFYDITNYENLKVLYHGEHVCMATINVDNYDELTSSTSEEKRLALSTDIDKAVRQWAARGNASIIRYKENMYFMVFENSYLDKIVENKFAILDDIREIETEADFPVTLSIGIGAGGKHPGQTDQFAAAALDLALGRGGDQAVVKRGSKIEYFGGKMQTVEKGNKGKSRIIAHAIKQLVDQSSRVLIMGHRNPDMDSFGSALGIYRIVANRNKDAYIVINNYFETLAEIYNQAQESEIYNFINSEKAIAMTDKDTLLIVLDTHRPSLTECRELLDLTEKIVVIDHHRKAEEYIENATLYYMEPYASSTSELVTEILQYSGDKKNIAKLEVEGLLAGISMDTNRFAVKTGVRTFEAASWLRRSGADTTAVKRFFQTDAEAFKIKANCIAQAEIQPNGLAYSVSHGHHPDIQVINSQAADELLTVKNVRASFVAGKDEQGVTVISARSLGEMNMQTIMEKLGGGGHLTTAGAQVSCTPEEALEKIKEIIEAMDSKPMKNKEDK, encoded by the coding sequence ATGGATGAAAAAAGACCTGAAAACCGTAATACAGAAAAGCGGATTGAAAAGATTCTTTCTGCCTATGTGCCTCTGCCCATGTGTATCATCAACACCCAAGGAAAGGTGACTCGGGCCAGTGACCGGATTGATGAAGTGTTTAAGTACAACGGAATCCAAGGCGCAGATATTTTTGCCCTTACTGGCATCAAGCACGGAGATTTTTTTGCTGAAGATGTCAACGAAAAATTCCTGACTCTTTCCAGAAATGAGAAGATTTTTCGTATTCAAGTGTGCTATATCGGAAGAGATGACCAAAAAAAGGCCATTATCTACTTCTACGATATCACCAACTACGAGAATCTGAAAGTACTGTACCACGGAGAGCATGTCTGTATGGCAACTATCAATGTAGACAATTATGACGAGTTGACCTCCAGCACTTCGGAAGAAAAACGCCTTGCCTTGAGTACCGACATCGACAAAGCGGTGCGCCAGTGGGCAGCCAGAGGAAATGCCTCTATTATTCGCTATAAGGAAAACATGTATTTCATGGTCTTTGAAAACTCCTATCTGGACAAGATTGTTGAAAATAAGTTTGCCATTCTGGATGATATTCGGGAAATTGAGACGGAAGCAGATTTCCCTGTAACCCTGAGCATCGGCATTGGGGCCGGCGGAAAGCATCCGGGCCAGACCGACCAGTTCGCAGCGGCGGCGCTAGACTTGGCCTTGGGCCGTGGTGGAGATCAGGCTGTGGTCAAGCGGGGCTCGAAGATTGAATATTTCGGGGGCAAGATGCAGACTGTAGAAAAAGGCAACAAGGGAAAATCTCGGATTATTGCCCACGCCATAAAACAGCTGGTAGATCAGTCCTCCCGAGTGCTCATCATGGGACACCGAAACCCGGATATGGATTCTTTCGGTTCGGCATTAGGTATATATCGGATCGTGGCTAATCGAAACAAAGACGCCTACATTGTTATCAACAACTACTTTGAAACCTTGGCGGAAATTTATAATCAGGCCCAGGAAAGTGAGATTTATAACTTTATCAACAGCGAAAAGGCTATCGCTATGACCGACAAGGACACGCTGCTGATTGTTTTAGATACCCATAGGCCCAGCCTGACAGAATGTCGGGAACTGCTGGATCTGACGGAAAAAATTGTGGTCATTGACCACCACCGCAAAGCGGAGGAATACATCGAAAATGCTACCCTGTACTACATGGAGCCTTACGCCTCTTCTACTTCAGAACTGGTGACGGAAATCCTCCAGTATTCCGGGGACAAAAAGAACATCGCCAAGCTGGAGGTAGAGGGGTTGTTGGCAGGTATCTCCATGGATACCAACCGCTTCGCTGTAAAAACCGGTGTGCGGACCTTTGAGGCCGCCTCCTGGTTACGCCGTTCCGGCGCGGATACCACCGCGGTCAAACGGTTTTTCCAGACGGACGCAGAAGCCTTTAAGATTAAAGCCAATTGCATTGCTCAGGCTGAAATTCAGCCAAACGGTCTGGCCTATTCCGTAAGCCATGGGCACCATCCAGATATTCAGGTCATTAATTCACAGGCGGCAGATGAACTGCTGACCGTGAAAAATGTGCGAGCCAGTTTTGTTGCAGGCAAAGATGAGCAGGGGGTCACCGTCATCAGCGCCAGATCCCTGGGCGAGATGAATATGCAGACCATCATGGAGAAGCTGGGAGGCGGCGGACATTTGACCACCGCAGGGGCCCAGGTAAGTTGTACACCGGAAGAGGCTTTGGAGAAGATAAAAGAAATCATAGAAGCCATGGACAGCAAGCCGATGAAAAACAAGGAGGATAAATAA
- the rplI gene encoding 50S ribosomal protein L9: MIVILLKDVKGSGKAGDVIKVSDGYARNMLIPKGLAKEGTEGNVRSLEKQKAIAAEKKAEEKAAAQKLADKLKELTVSIVTKGGEGGRLFGSITSKDIAEALNKQHKINIDKKKLVLENPIKTTGQFAVEVKLYPEVTGTVNVHVSV, from the coding sequence ATGATTGTTATATTATTAAAAGATGTAAAAGGTTCCGGAAAAGCCGGAGATGTAATAAAGGTAAGTGATGGTTATGCCCGAAATATGTTGATTCCGAAGGGTCTGGCCAAAGAAGGTACCGAAGGAAATGTGCGGAGTTTGGAAAAGCAGAAAGCCATAGCGGCAGAAAAGAAGGCCGAGGAAAAGGCAGCTGCGCAGAAGCTGGCAGATAAGCTGAAAGAATTGACGGTTTCTATCGTGACTAAAGGCGGAGAAGGCGGCAGATTGTTTGGCTCTATCACCTCGAAAGACATTGCGGAGGCCCTGAATAAGCAGCACAAGATTAATATTGATAAAAAGAAATTAGTGTTAGAGAATCCCATCAAAACCACTGGACAGTTTGCTGTAGAGGTAAAGCTGTATCCAGAGGTGACAGGCACGGTGAATGTGCACGTTTCGGTTTAA
- the dnaB gene encoding replicative DNA helicase: protein MVERIPPHNDDAEKSVLGAAMLDKDALFDIIEAVKPEDFYSEIHREIFHAVMELCRKSAPVDALTVAEELKRRKALELVGGRAYVLSLASSVPSTANAVQYAKIVAEKAVLRSLIKTASDIVEESYQEKMGPETVLDHAERGIFEIAQKRQNKDYTALQDVLLSNMEMIDEISRMEGNITGVPTGFTDLDAKTAGFQRSNLIILAARPAMGKTAFALNVALQAAIKGKATVLVFSLEMGKEELGQRLLSMESRIEMQKLKTGQLERKDWEDINLGLDALSKANIFIDDTPGISIMEMKNKCRRLKAEKGLDMIVVDYLQLMNYEGRNESRQQEISALSRYLKLLAREMDCPVILLSQLSRAPEQRTDHRPILSDLRESGSIEQDADIVLFLYRDDYYNPETDKPGVCEVIIAKQRSGPTGTVELTWLGKYTRFVDKSNIR, encoded by the coding sequence ATGGTAGAGAGAATACCTCCTCATAACGATGATGCCGAAAAGTCCGTGCTGGGTGCAGCTATGCTGGACAAGGATGCTCTTTTTGACATCATCGAGGCGGTAAAGCCTGAGGATTTTTATAGCGAGATACATAGAGAGATTTTCCATGCGGTCATGGAACTGTGCCGGAAGAGTGCGCCAGTAGATGCGCTCACCGTGGCAGAGGAACTGAAACGACGAAAAGCATTAGAGCTGGTAGGGGGACGAGCTTATGTGCTATCTTTAGCCAGCAGTGTTCCTTCGACAGCCAATGCGGTGCAGTACGCTAAGATTGTGGCAGAAAAGGCGGTGCTTCGCAGCCTGATTAAGACCGCCAGTGATATTGTGGAAGAAAGCTATCAGGAAAAGATGGGCCCAGAGACGGTTCTGGATCATGCGGAAAGAGGGATCTTTGAGATTGCCCAGAAACGGCAGAACAAAGATTATACAGCGTTGCAGGACGTACTGTTGTCTAACATGGAGATGATCGATGAGATTTCTCGGATGGAAGGCAATATCACAGGCGTGCCTACGGGATTTACTGACCTGGATGCCAAGACAGCAGGGTTCCAGCGATCTAACTTGATTATTTTAGCTGCCCGGCCTGCTATGGGAAAGACAGCGTTTGCCTTAAACGTAGCGCTACAAGCTGCTATTAAGGGAAAGGCGACTGTACTGGTATTTAGCTTGGAGATGGGCAAAGAAGAGCTGGGTCAGCGGCTTTTGTCTATGGAGTCTCGGATTGAGATGCAGAAACTAAAGACGGGTCAGCTGGAACGAAAAGACTGGGAGGACATCAACCTGGGGCTGGATGCACTATCCAAGGCCAATATTTTTATCGACGACACGCCAGGTATTTCCATTATGGAAATGAAAAACAAATGTCGGCGGTTAAAGGCGGAGAAGGGTCTGGATATGATTGTTGTGGACTACCTCCAGCTGATGAATTATGAAGGAAGAAACGAAAGCAGGCAACAGGAAATTTCTGCGCTGTCAAGGTACTTGAAGCTTCTTGCGCGGGAAATGGACTGTCCTGTTATTTTGCTTTCTCAGCTTTCTCGAGCGCCGGAGCAGCGGACCGACCATCGTCCGATTCTTTCGGACTTGAGAGAATCCGGCTCTATTGAACAAGATGCCGACATCGTTCTGTTTTTATATCGAGATGATTATTACAATCCAGAAACCGATAAGCCCGGCGTCTGTGAAGTGATTATCGCCAAGCAGCGAAGCGGACCGACGGGAACGGTAGAGCTGACCTGGCTGGGCAAATATACAAGATTTGTGGACAAGAGCAATATTCGCTAA
- a CDS encoding DnaD domain protein — MQNIFIKKKAGELYLLDTSVDNVFISEYMAGAPADFVKVYLFALMYAEAGHYMDNETIAKQLAMADEDILKAWSYWEAMGVIEKHFENPKDRFNYQVEFLNLKELLYGKQPSKEKEKKERPDMADQLVNVDIKAMYSAIEKITGRLLGGQEPVAILSWMEEYGASPEMITYAYSYCKETRKKDAHNYVGTVVKEWAGKNLRTKEEIEAHLQEVDNRHYLYKRVMKALGFNRNATEQEKHLMDSWFGDMDYKLDKVLEACGKTSGISNPNINYVNKILKNWKEESGGGASGGKTLQKSDGSKAAINASTVFRYYDMIREKAEAEVTTRRQQVYEQLPEIRQIDEEVRELGLRLSRVMVSGADNAKEQLERFRVKIDALGEEKAFKLTENNFPVDYMEIRYKCGQCKDTGTNDMGERCSCFNERLNEAEIWQNSSKKM, encoded by the coding sequence ATGCAGAATATTTTTATAAAAAAGAAGGCGGGGGAGCTCTACCTGCTGGACACCAGCGTGGACAACGTCTTCATCAGTGAATATATGGCCGGAGCACCGGCAGATTTCGTAAAGGTCTATCTGTTTGCACTGATGTATGCAGAGGCCGGCCATTACATGGACAACGAGACTATTGCTAAGCAGCTGGCCATGGCTGACGAGGATATCCTCAAAGCTTGGTCCTATTGGGAAGCGATGGGCGTTATTGAAAAACATTTTGAAAATCCGAAAGATCGGTTTAATTATCAGGTAGAATTCCTTAATTTAAAGGAACTGTTATATGGAAAACAACCCTCAAAAGAAAAAGAGAAAAAAGAACGGCCAGATATGGCAGACCAGTTGGTTAACGTGGATATAAAGGCAATGTATAGCGCTATCGAAAAGATTACAGGACGTCTGCTAGGAGGCCAAGAGCCGGTGGCTATCCTATCTTGGATGGAGGAATACGGTGCTTCGCCAGAGATGATTACCTATGCGTACTCTTACTGTAAAGAGACTAGGAAAAAAGACGCTCATAATTATGTAGGCACGGTAGTCAAAGAATGGGCAGGGAAGAACCTGCGGACCAAAGAGGAAATTGAAGCGCACCTGCAAGAGGTGGACAATCGGCACTACCTATACAAGCGGGTAATGAAAGCCTTAGGGTTTAACCGAAATGCCACAGAGCAGGAGAAGCATTTGATGGATAGTTGGTTTGGAGACATGGATTACAAACTGGATAAGGTACTGGAGGCCTGTGGCAAGACCAGCGGTATCTCCAATCCAAACATCAACTATGTAAATAAAATACTTAAAAACTGGAAAGAGGAGAGCGGCGGCGGAGCATCCGGCGGCAAAACCCTGCAAAAATCAGACGGCAGCAAGGCGGCTATCAACGCCAGCACGGTATTCCGCTACTACGACATGATCCGGGAAAAAGCGGAAGCAGAAGTGACCACCAGACGGCAGCAGGTATATGAGCAGCTGCCAGAAATTCGACAAATTGATGAAGAGGTAAGAGAATTGGGATTGCGCCTTTCCAGAGTTATGGTCTCCGGGGCGGATAACGCCAAGGAGCAGCTGGAACGGTTCCGAGTGAAGATAGACGCTTTAGGTGAAGAAAAGGCCTTTAAGCTGACAGAAAACAATTTCCCTGTAGACTATATGGAAATCCGCTATAAATGCGGACAGTGTAAGGATACGGGAACAAATGATATGGGGGAACGTTGCAGCTGTTTTAATGAGCGGTTGAACGAAGCAGAAATATGGCAAAATTCTTCAAAGAAGATGTAA
- a CDS encoding peptidoglycan DD-metalloendopeptidase family protein, which produces MAKFFKEDVNKSKKKKRSGKNKPGALIADLNDLGGEHQEGFLKGFPKTPAEIAEEEEAARIQAEAEVRAAQESAKRQEEENRRALWEAEHQKEQKQRKPEFAPQQSSEMHQPSELPSGEVKTTQEKLETKGWTFLNGLLEGAAGVERSIGRFFLAFVGAFQQLGRCLRQEVADSFHAATDSAKAIKGMIGRRIQAYYRNNPDKRQQRQRKNRRHMRRFIQLRNTLMAKEKAASMRMAGFINRMDRKNEKLADKTNVVMAKGNRKFNFLREWAEINKRKLLLHFAVLIVIALCGVEVFSYFTAYEYAYNGRTLGTVKKQEDVLKIVDIVSEQLSKEHNAEIYIDKDLDITFNRVTSFHQDIDDTEEVLKRLTYMKNMNAKAYAIYVNDLRVAIVDSRKTAKTLLNTIKSTYMVNSGGVEYETVGFKEKIQLKQIDTKLGRIQNADVVMQKLMTGAVSKQVHTVVPGDTLTGIAAAYGMATSELKEANPNINPEKLNIGQEIILTKPAPMVTIKTVEVATYPEAIAFETEYKDTDTMYKGENSTEVSGVVGTRSVTARITRENGVQTAATILSSEVLSNPTTEVVLRGTKVRPSTVGTGNLRYPVSSYRLSSKFGPRWGRMHYGIDLACPVGTKVSAADGGTVTYSGYSGSYGYVVKINHGNGMLTLYAHCSKLLVKKGDKVYQGQQIALSGNTGRSTGPHCHFQVEINGTPKNPLNYL; this is translated from the coding sequence ATGGCAAAATTCTTCAAAGAAGATGTAAATAAATCAAAGAAAAAGAAACGCAGCGGAAAAAATAAACCCGGAGCATTGATTGCAGATTTGAACGATTTGGGCGGCGAGCACCAGGAGGGTTTTTTGAAGGGATTTCCTAAAACTCCAGCGGAGATTGCGGAAGAGGAAGAAGCCGCCAGGATTCAAGCGGAAGCAGAGGTTCGGGCTGCCCAAGAAAGCGCGAAGCGTCAGGAAGAGGAAAATCGCCGGGCCTTGTGGGAAGCAGAGCATCAAAAAGAGCAGAAGCAACGGAAGCCGGAATTTGCTCCCCAGCAGTCCTCGGAGATGCATCAGCCCTCGGAGCTTCCCAGTGGGGAGGTAAAGACGACTCAAGAGAAGCTGGAAACGAAAGGCTGGACTTTTCTGAACGGATTGCTGGAAGGGGCAGCCGGGGTTGAACGGAGCATTGGCCGATTTTTCTTGGCTTTTGTAGGGGCTTTTCAGCAGCTGGGGCGCTGCCTTCGTCAAGAAGTGGCGGATTCTTTTCATGCAGCAACAGACAGTGCAAAAGCGATAAAAGGTATGATTGGCAGAAGGATTCAAGCCTACTATAGAAACAATCCAGATAAACGGCAGCAGAGGCAGCGGAAAAACCGGCGGCATATGCGTCGATTCATTCAGTTGAGAAATACGTTGATGGCCAAGGAAAAGGCCGCATCTATGCGAATGGCAGGCTTCATCAATCGCATGGACAGAAAGAATGAGAAGCTGGCAGACAAGACTAACGTAGTCATGGCCAAGGGAAATCGAAAGTTTAACTTCCTGCGGGAATGGGCGGAGATTAACAAGCGGAAGCTACTATTGCATTTTGCTGTGCTCATCGTCATCGCACTGTGCGGAGTAGAAGTCTTTAGTTATTTTACCGCCTATGAATACGCCTATAACGGTCGGACACTGGGTACTGTCAAGAAACAGGAAGATGTGCTGAAAATCGTGGATATTGTCAGCGAGCAGCTGTCAAAGGAACACAATGCGGAAATTTATATCGACAAGGATTTGGACATTACTTTTAATCGGGTGACCTCCTTCCATCAAGATATTGATGACACAGAAGAAGTTCTGAAACGGCTGACCTACATGAAGAATATGAATGCTAAAGCTTATGCTATCTATGTAAATGATCTGCGGGTAGCCATTGTAGACAGCCGTAAAACGGCTAAGACTCTGTTAAATACCATTAAATCTACATACATGGTGAACAGCGGAGGCGTAGAGTATGAAACCGTAGGCTTTAAAGAGAAGATACAGCTCAAGCAGATTGATACGAAGCTGGGTCGGATTCAAAATGCTGATGTGGTTATGCAGAAGCTGATGACGGGAGCTGTCTCTAAACAGGTCCATACCGTAGTGCCAGGCGATACCCTGACGGGGATTGCCGCCGCCTACGGGATGGCCACCTCTGAATTGAAGGAGGCTAACCCAAACATCAATCCGGAAAAGCTGAACATTGGGCAAGAGATTATTCTGACCAAGCCAGCACCAATGGTCACTATCAAGACCGTAGAGGTAGCCACTTATCCGGAGGCTATCGCCTTTGAGACAGAATACAAGGATACCGATACTATGTATAAGGGGGAAAACAGTACCGAAGTTTCTGGTGTGGTTGGCACCCGCTCGGTGACCGCTCGAATCACCAGAGAAAATGGGGTTCAGACAGCAGCTACCATCCTTTCCTCGGAAGTTCTCTCTAATCCGACTACGGAAGTTGTTCTGCGGGGTACCAAGGTACGGCCATCTACGGTGGGAACGGGTAACTTGCGCTATCCGGTTTCCAGCTATCGGCTGAGTTCCAAATTTGGGCCACGGTGGGGGCGGATGCACTATGGCATCGACCTAGCTTGTCCAGTGGGGACGAAGGTCAGTGCGGCTGACGGAGGTACGGTCACGTACTCTGGTTACAGCGGGTCTTATGGCTATGTAGTGAAGATTAACCACGGCAACGGAATGCTCACCTTGTATGCACATTGCAGCAAGCTGCTGGTTAAAAAGGGTGATAAAGTGTATCAGGGCCAGCAGATTGCCTTATCAGGCAACACCGGCAGAAGCACTGGGCCGCACTGCCACTTCCAGGTGGAGATTAATGGCACACCGAAAAATCCACTGAACTATCTGTAG
- the udk gene encoding uridine kinase, translating into MKQTSVIVIGIAGGTGSGKSTLIQKIQEEFCDNVTVISHDSYYKARSDRSFEQRAQLNYDHPDAFDTDLMIQHIKQLKSWEDAWCPVYDFTIYDRTAEQVRLKPTKVIVSEGILIFENRELLDLLDIKVFVDTDADVRIIRRILRDVKERGRTLDSVVNQYLTTVKPMHEQFVEPSKKYADIIIPEGGFNMVALQMLNQRIHALLDEE; encoded by the coding sequence ATGAAGCAGACAAGCGTTATCGTCATCGGTATCGCAGGAGGCACAGGCAGCGGAAAGAGTACCCTGATTCAAAAGATTCAGGAGGAATTCTGCGACAATGTCACGGTGATTTCCCACGATTCCTATTACAAGGCCAGAAGTGACCGCTCTTTTGAGCAACGTGCCCAGCTAAACTACGATCATCCTGACGCTTTTGACACAGACCTGATGATTCAGCACATCAAGCAGCTGAAAAGCTGGGAAGACGCTTGGTGTCCGGTATACGATTTTACCATTTATGACCGGACGGCGGAACAGGTGCGGCTGAAGCCGACAAAGGTTATCGTGTCAGAGGGGATCCTTATCTTTGAAAACCGGGAGCTGCTGGATTTGTTGGATATCAAGGTTTTTGTGGATACAGACGCAGATGTGCGGATTATTCGCCGTATTCTCCGAGATGTAAAAGAGCGCGGACGGACGTTGGATTCCGTGGTAAATCAATATTTAACTACCGTAAAGCCCATGCACGAGCAGTTTGTAGAGCCCAGCAAGAAATACGCGGATATTATTATTCCTGAGGGCGGGTTTAACATGGTAGCCTTGCAGATGCTGAATCAGCGTATACATGCTTTGCTAGACGAAGAATAG
- a CDS encoding flavin reductase, whose translation MDNNALFKIGYGLYVLTAREGEKDNGCIVNTVMQVTSSPLVLAVGVNKQNYTHDMIMRTKEFNVSVLDVNSKFSVFQNFGFQSGRNADKFADFKSVERTENGILYIKENTNAYLSGKVLEAIDFGTHTLFKAEVADAECFSNAETLTYSYYQQHVKPAAKPVEKSGWRCKICGYVYEGDPLPEDFICPICKHGAVDFEKI comes from the coding sequence TTGGACAACAATGCACTATTTAAAATTGGATATGGTCTTTATGTTTTAACTGCTCGAGAGGGTGAGAAGGATAACGGTTGTATTGTCAATACAGTTATGCAGGTGACCAGCTCTCCGCTGGTTCTGGCCGTAGGTGTCAACAAGCAGAACTACACCCACGATATGATTATGCGGACAAAAGAGTTCAACGTATCGGTACTGGATGTAAATTCTAAGTTTTCTGTTTTTCAGAATTTTGGGTTTCAGTCCGGCAGAAATGCGGACAAGTTTGCAGACTTTAAATCAGTAGAGAGAACAGAAAATGGTATTTTATATATTAAAGAAAACACAAATGCCTATCTTTCAGGGAAGGTTTTAGAAGCTATCGATTTTGGTACTCACACGCTGTTTAAGGCAGAAGTAGCAGATGCGGAATGTTTCTCCAATGCGGAGACTCTGACGTACAGCTATTACCAGCAGCACGTTAAACCGGCAGCTAAACCGGTGGAAAAGTCGGGCTGGAGATGTAAGATTTGCGGATATGTATATGAAGGTGATCCGCTTCCAGAAGACTTCATCTGTCCGATTTGCAAGCACGGTGCGGTTGATTTTGAAAAGATATAA
- the rbr gene encoding rubrerythrin: MELKGSKTEKNLMAAFSGESEARNKYSYFASKAKKEGYEQIAAIFTQTADNEKEHAKLWFKALGALNDTKQNLLSAAEGENYEWTEMYQAFAKDADEEGFTALAAQFRAVAEVEKHHEERYRALLSNVENNAVFEKAEEKVWECRNCGHLHVGKEAPGVCPVCNHPQSYFEVRKINY, from the coding sequence ATGGAATTAAAAGGATCAAAAACAGAGAAAAACTTGATGGCAGCTTTTTCAGGAGAATCAGAGGCCCGAAATAAGTATTCTTACTTCGCATCAAAGGCAAAGAAGGAAGGGTATGAGCAGATCGCCGCGATTTTCACTCAGACAGCCGACAATGAGAAAGAGCACGCAAAGCTTTGGTTTAAGGCTTTAGGCGCATTAAATGATACAAAGCAGAACCTGCTGTCCGCAGCAGAAGGGGAAAATTACGAGTGGACAGAAATGTACCAAGCTTTTGCCAAGGATGCAGATGAGGAAGGCTTTACCGCCCTGGCTGCACAGTTCAGAGCCGTAGCAGAAGTGGAGAAGCATCATGAAGAGCGGTATAGAGCACTATTGAGCAACGTAGAAAACAACGCAGTCTTTGAAAAGGCTGAAGAAAAGGTTTGGGAATGCCGGAACTGCGGGCATCTGCATGTAGGCAAGGAAGCTCCTGGTGTCTGTCCGGTTTGTAACCATCCACAGAGCTACTTTGAAGTGCGGAAGATTAACTACTAA
- a CDS encoding LysR family transcriptional regulator: MELKQLEYLVTAAEAGSFSSASEILYTTPSNVSKVVKKLEKRLQMTLFTRRGTGVCLTAEGEKVYRHALEIIKRMDHIESVNREKRSQFLSVSMNPSNYLSTSFAEFCQRQDHNIISFRLLEGSVNQVIGDVEKDLSEIGFIYVAEKQKIVFEHILRRKKLEFVQLREAELSLEVGKQNPLAKEEIITAQQIQGLQFVKQYEDSYSKFHHLQNTIQNLGIVKNLEHAVTTNSDYALIRLLENTDRAYLTYRLNESLEEAFSIKSIPVTCADGKIYLGYVKREKEGLSSLAKDFLEQVFVEM, encoded by the coding sequence ATGGAACTAAAACAATTGGAATACCTAGTTACTGCCGCAGAAGCGGGCAGCTTCAGCAGTGCTTCGGAGATTTTATACACGACCCCTTCCAATGTGAGTAAGGTCGTAAAAAAGCTGGAAAAAAGATTACAAATGACCCTCTTTACTAGGCGGGGGACAGGTGTGTGTCTAACTGCGGAGGGCGAGAAAGTCTATCGACACGCCTTAGAGATTATCAAGCGCATGGATCATATTGAAAGTGTCAACCGAGAGAAACGGTCACAATTTTTGTCGGTGTCCATGAATCCCAGCAACTATCTGTCTACCAGCTTTGCAGAGTTTTGTCAGCGGCAGGACCATAATATTATTTCCTTTCGGCTGCTGGAGGGCAGTGTGAACCAGGTTATCGGGGACGTGGAAAAAGACTTGTCAGAAATCGGGTTTATTTATGTGGCCGAAAAGCAAAAAATTGTCTTTGAGCATATCCTGAGGAGAAAGAAGCTGGAGTTTGTTCAGTTGCGGGAGGCAGAACTGTCCCTCGAGGTAGGAAAACAAAATCCCTTAGCGAAGGAAGAAATCATTACAGCCCAGCAGATTCAGGGGCTGCAATTTGTCAAACAGTATGAGGACTCTTATTCTAAGTTTCATCATCTGCAAAACACCATTCAGAATTTAGGTATTGTGAAGAATTTAGAACACGCGGTGACTACCAATAGTGATTATGCGTTGATTCGGCTGTTGGAAAACACGGACCGGGCTTATTTGACTTATCGGCTGAACGAGTCCTTGGAAGAAGCCTTTTCCATCAAGAGCATTCCAGTGACCTGTGCAGACGGCAAGATTTATCTGGGCTATGTAAAAAGAGAAAAAGAAGGCTTATCCTCTTTGGCAAAAGATTTTTTAGAACAGGTTTTTGTTGAAATGTGA